Genomic DNA from Cydia amplana chromosome 9, ilCydAmpl1.1, whole genome shotgun sequence:
TCAAACGGAACTAGCCGTATGTGCCACCGTTAAGGAGAAGCACCGTCATATGATCGAGATATAGCTTATAACATgttgtaggtaatgtaaaacgtTAAGAAAACATACCTATAGTATTTCTGCTTTCTGCGGACCCGAGCGCTAATGGCTACTGTCTCTGCCAGTCACTGCCAGAAAATCGATCGAAGCAGAACAAGCCAATTCATTTAAGAACTATATATCTTAGTGTAGTACGCATTTTGTCAAAAAATCACCATATTACTCGTACTAATTGTTCATGTCACAATTCCAGCTCATCCAAAAAAGAGGAAGACTCAGACACAGAAGAAGAGCGCCGCCCTCAACAGTCTCTCCCCGACCTCTCCTTCCAAGACAAGTTCGAGTATGAGGATGAGCAGCCAGCCCCCAAGAAGGCCCGGCTCAACTCCTCGGAGGAAGAGCCACAGAGAACTGACCCAGACGAACTATTCCTCTTCAGCTGCGCGCCTATTTTAAAGAGATTAAACTCGAAACAGAACGCGGCAGCGCGCTTGAAGATCTTACAAGTTCTGTATGAGGCCGAATTCGGGTGTCAAGTTGAAATGCCGTACGTCACGACAACTGAAAATGGGTTGGGGATTATCGATGGTGTTGAATAATTTAttaggttttaaattaaaaattatacttttaaaaagtgCTTTTTTAATCATAAGAACTCAATTATCACAATACAGAAACTTCACAATAACGTTTGTGGCATACCGCAGGTCAGGTTTAAActgtaaagtacctacctagtttaaTAAGTAGGCTCATAGTTCTTTTGATACATAGATTTTTGTACATTCACATTTTGACGACcacttacctacttgtaaagTTTACGTGAACTAAATTGTGTAATTATGTCGAGAATTCTTAAATCACAGCAGATATAAAGataagtatcatcatcatcatcatcctgtccTAGCCGATTTCGGCCTCGGCGACTGGATATTCACTGGCTAttgagagcgacgatcgtgagctctcaggtggctgacgtagcctattTTTGCGGCGAATGTACGTCCACACTCaccgcaggtcagcacccctccgacaaAATTGTAGTTTATGACCGCAGGTGGTCGGGCCTTTAACTCGTCACGCTTCGCGTCGAGTTCCACTCGCCTCTGTTCTTCAAAGGCTCGCACTTTTGTACTCACTATATGCCTCCACTTCGGCCGATCTTGTGCCGAAGTCTCCCAGTGCGATGGTTCAATGTCACATCTCCGCATGTGACGCTTCAGCACATCTTTGTAGCGCAAAAGTTGGCCGCCCTGTTTCCGCTTGCCACTTTGCAACTCAGAGTAGAAGATGCGCTTAGCAACTCTTTCACTAGACATACGGGAGACGTGACCACACCATCGCAGCTGTCGCCGCATTAGATAGGCTTCAATGCCGCTGACATTAGCACGGCGTAGAACTTCGGTGTTCCTGACACGATCTGACCAAGAGATGTTAATAATGTCACGCAGGCATTTAAGGTGAAACCTATCCAATGTCCGAATGTGTTTTCGGTAGAGACACCACGTTTCGGAGGCATACAGGAGATTGGGCAGAACTATTGCCATATACACAGAGACCTTTGTCAGGACCTTAATGTCATGTGAACGGAACACCTTGACGCGCAGTTTGCCGAAAGCAGCGGCAGCCGCTCCGATTCTACTGTTAATTTCGTCGTCAAGGTGGCACTTGGATGTTATTGTGTGTAAAGATAAGTATAAAGTTACTATAGACTATAGTTAACTATTAACgttcctattttttttaaagacctGTCTTAACTCCTTAAATATGAACCACTAAGAACCTGTGCTAAGAACCGGTACTATAATATAatgatataatatctgggagaccgagctttgctcggaaaacatataaaaactcaaaaatgcgcgttttcccagagataaaacctagctagatcgagttttcgcccccgaaaacacccatatagcaaatttcatcgaaatcgttagagccgttcccgagatccccgaaatatatatacataagtataaataaataaatatacaagaattgctcgtttaaaggtatagatagatagattccttttaccaacaaaaaatatacctacttagagcAAGAATGTTTGCTCATCTAAAATCGAAAGGCattcaaaatattaaattatcacACTTGCTCAATCGGGTGTCGATCGTGTAGACGATTATgagaaaataaacttttaaattcATTCAATTGACAAAttcaaaaccggccaagagcatgtcggacCATGGGCCATGCTTATTGTAGAATTCCTACTTATCCGTCGCAATAGGCTGATGCCATGAACGGGGACTACTATAGTAAGTAATTGTGGCAAAAGAGCttatgaacagacaaggagagcaagatttaatgttatttctctttcttctttcaatggaacgtttttactgtttctgttcctcaaaagaggccagtggcatagagaaaaaaatgcatagattgctcactccatacatcagttttagtaccaaaaagactagcatctagcatcgagtagcggaactatcagtactgctacttgacaatagatgtagcaccgaccggaaagtcttatgctgttgagataagactttccggtcggtgctacatctattgtcaagtagcagtactgatagttccgctactcgatgatagatgtagacactgaaattaatagtctgactgatgtatggagtgagcactcttgtcttattatatttctctatgccagtggttaacactaaactcaaaacgctatattaaaaaaagcggccaagtgcgagtcggactcgcccatgaagggttccgtatttaggcgatttatgacgtataaaaaaaaaactacttactagatctcgttcaaaccaattttcggtggaagtttacatggtaatgtacatcatatattttttttagttttatcattcccttattttagaagttacaggggggggacacacattttaccactttggaagtgtctctcgcgcaaactattcagtttagaaaaaaatgatattagaaacctcaatatcatttttgaagacctattcatagataccccacacgtatgggtttgatgaaaaaaaaaatttgagtttcagttcgaagtatggggaaccccaaaaatttattgttttttttctatttttgtgtgaaaatcttaatgcggttcacagaatacatctacttaccaagtttcaacagtatagttcttatagtttcggagagaaaagtggctgtgacagacagacatgacgaatctataagggttccgttttttgccatttggctacggaaccctaaaaacttgatgggtcaatgacctgtcctagtaaagtgaggtagtgtgcgtgaagtgcgcttgtgtgtgaaatggggtaaattgtcagaatctgaaaatttacccacctctactcTCCGTCGCCTTAACAAGCAAGCTTACCCGTATCCGTAAATATCGTAACGTAAGGGGTGTAActggcgtaaggcgatcacgtgaccgtaagccccgtaaggtggccactcataatttaaatggcatttaaatcaataaagaaaaactcaatgttatttgacatttatgttgcggactccttttcaagactctttacctatgttcaaataattaatttgacgttgtcatggcagtatgtaaataaacatgtcaatgaaaaagtgtgatcttatttgagaatgataataatataatataataaataaatagaatacctccgctaaacgtatgtatcgtgttaccgggcgtcggtaacataggaggtgagttttcacttctatcggcactcccggagtgcaaccgttgttgcttgtttatccctatttaagtacctacgtgtatcctaaaattttattatagtaGTTTTGATTTCACCAGTTTGGTGAAATCAAAACTACTATGGATTTAATGACCTATGCCAAATTGCAGCACTAACAGTGTACGCCGGCAATCGTCGATATTGCCTTGGCCACTGTTCCATTTGCCTTTAGTTAGTGTTTATGTGCGGAAATAATTACGAGTACATTCTGTTATCGgacagtttattattattattcaatgaATATATTACAGTATATACAAACGGTTATTTCCTGATCATTCATACTTCTGAGAATACCACATGGGTAAGAaatttattatgtattaatttttttcttaaggccAGGCGGGATGATCAAATCTATCGATATAATCAGAAAATTAATTGGGgtcaatctccaatttaatcaccaattttagCGAGcgatgtaaattaaaaaaaatgccccCAACCGCGACGAATCTACCAGCGTCACACGCGGTATTCTTGCACCCGCGCCTCAATTTTATCGTTAATATCGGTCATAAAGTCATAATCTTAAAATCGAATATAGTGaaatcggcgagccaaattggcgtttgcgtccacaccacctGATTTGCTCAGCCaatttaatcatcatcatcatatataTTTAAGAGTAAAACTCATGTCGGTGGAGCAATTTCCATGTTTGGGGGGTCCTCTGCCGAaaaattggcgaaaaattgttccCGTCTAGACTGGCCTTATGGTACTTAAACAATACAAATCAGCTTCACGCAGCCAGGCCTTTAATTTAAACAGTCCGCAGCTGGCCGATAAGCCGTAGGTCACCGATATTCGCGATTTGCGATACTTTGCGGCATAAGCAGCGTGCAGCGTTCTAAGTTGCATGTAAGAACTTTGCTTCACTTCGCTCGTATGCTATCGCCATCTGTAACAAACTTCGACCGTCCAATCCCTTTGTGGTTAAAGCAACTGGCCCTAATCGGTTTTTAAAAAGcactatagtctgtgcggaacgTGCGGTGCGGAAAGCGAAGAGTCATATTATTAGAATGTATTGGTTCCCTTAtcttccacgactcttctcttttcgcagagactatatatattataaagtgTGATCGCAAGTCACGAACACGTCTAGATTACTCTAGATCCAGAATAAGACATGTCATTGGAATTATTCATCGTGTGTGTGCTTTAATTGCTTCCACGGTATACTTCCGGTCATATAATGGGTCAATAATATATCAACTGTACTTTCAAAACAAGTCAATGACATACGATTACGAAGGGCCAAAACATTGTGATacgtatttaattaatatttcttttaaataggtaggtatctataagTAGGAAATAATTGATTAAGTCTGATCTCCGATTAAGTAgttaataattgtttttttttcgttgtaaATTGACCGTTAATAAAATTGAAGAAAGCAGATGGTCAAGACAGAATTTCGTGATctctaagtaaaaaaaaatgcatttatacttgacagtagaaaaaggcggcaaatttgaaaaatgtaggcgcgaaaggaatggcgtctcatagaaaatttgaatttcgcgccttttttttactgacaagatttggttgaccagctatatttcagACTTAAGTGTCCATAGTTTGttagtaacaacaaaaaaaatagtattttatacaatcgtgatatctcgtaccttacttaggcaactcagcaagagttgcctaaacacggtactcgactgaaaagcttgattatatcactattgtatacaatactttttctacgagtcaacaaaaaaaaatacttaaaactagtagaagaatcatatatgtaggtaaaaaaaccaaaagtatacagctaagatgcgcgagcagccgcgatacattCATACTCTTACGCGACCcgaccccgcgccccgcgcccccggccggttggtcaacgacaccttctcgtaactcatgaggcccctggtacttgctccgcgctttcgattggtcaatttcattatagttgactaaactgtatcgaaatgaatattatagttgagttggggtcccatagtgaaaaaagtatgcggtTTCACTTTTAAGTCTTAATTCAACAttacagtcgacgagtagaaaaaccaTTTAATAGGCCTCTGGGCGGCTGCTTGAGAAtaacatatatacttggtcaaccagatcttgtcagtagaaaaaaaaaggcggcaaatttgaaaaatgtaggcgcgaagggatatggtcctgtagaaaatttgaatttcgcgcctttttttactgacaagatttggttgaccgtcTATATATTCTAGCTTGTCTATTTTATGCATGGTGTCAACATTGGAAATACCTATTGGAATGAACGTAAAAACAGTAAACCACAATAAAGTCCAATCCCGATCCGTGTTTAGTAGGTCTCTCTCATTGTGCATCGCTTTTAAttagtacaagcttttatttaacttggggagcgttcaagtattacgtaacgaatttggggggaggggggcgtcttgtaaaacgttacgatgcgttacaggggcggaagggggggtttgaactacgcgttacgtaacattgttttttaacccttcagaacttttcgccactttacggtactttacgccacataattgtggcctttaggtaaaaaaatggtcacttgtacgtaacgttttactagggggagggggggtacagaaaaacgttacggcgcgttacatggggggggaggggggacaaaaatgtccaaaaattgcgttacgtaatacttgaacgctcccttgcCCTGTTAGTGTGTTagtaatgtatgtacctatgttagttatttagtgtgggtcaaatcttggaagctaattctgacccacttcccgatttcccaTTGAGCAGAAATTTTGGATACATACATGTAGGTAAATCAGATTACTATGCAATATTAAGATGACACGGAGCTGATGCGCAGCGAAAGCTGCAGAGAGCACGGAGGTGGCCATGGAAACGTGTGATAAAACAATGaaaactaattgtgtttggggttgttagaattgtcgcGACgaatattagttgcctgtggaaagaaaattaCAGTgagtgataaaagcttgtaccaaaaatgaatttttacCAAATAGTTATTCTATTTCAGCTTTTCGGCTTACTACTTAAGCATCGGTAAGAAAGTCTAATCCCAACAAGGTctgggggtctaccgcgaaaaccgaaattcgcaaattgcggggatctttctcaaTAGAGGCGTCATAAGACTGACAGAGGAAgatgcccacaatttgcgaacttctatTTTCGCGGTACGCCCCCTGATAGCCCCCTTCCTTTTTGTACGATATAAGACCCGGTTAAACTCAACCGGAAAAGCGATATTATAAGTTGAGTAACGACAATGACATTTATATAAATAAcctatacttacatatattGACAAAGCAGAATAATGCAATACTTAATAGTAAATATGTAACCGAGTTTACCGAGTTACTACAACCAACCCATTACAAGGGTAACAAGTGTAACCCTGATGAGCTTTCTCCAAATCTGTTAATGAAATTAGTCGACCTAGCTTCGACCCTTACAATCATACCTTCAAATAATTCTAAAACACTAAGTATTCTAACTTCaaccttatttcaaagtaataaagcgttcattaaaaatataattgtaaatGCAGCGGCAAATACAAGGTTGTGCAGAAATGCATTTGAATACAATCATACGGTTCGTAACAGTAAGCTTTGAATGAAATTAGTTGGGTCTCACATTGTCTTCTCGCAAGTATAAATATTGATTCTTACATAATTAGTGGTAATATAATGAGATAATGACAGaaagaaataggtaggtaacttaagtatacaaataatCGTGTAAACCGCGAAACCACACTACGTAATAGTACCTACGTATGTATGGTCAACATACAATGGTCAAGTAAATAGGTACACctaactacatacctacattagatatgagcgccgataggcatttagccggcggcggcgcgccggtcaaaattggtcggcggcggcggcgaatcggcggcgtggccttgaaacaccttcgattcatgaaaaaagaattcaaaccaaaattttaccaaaaagccatgtttttgctgtaagaaagttatgaaacaaatgcattttttattctcaagaataatttattgaataatggtacgaaaaaaaaattatatcgtataaactatggacaagcggtatcgcgcggcatcagaggcggtcttaatcttggcgaggctctggccggaagatcttagcgaggcccttatcttttgtgctaagttaaaaattgcggattgactgtatcagggaaacgtcttgtcaacagtccaaagaaaattgaGCTCcatcattaaccaatatcgacccaacaaaaccgatttatgtcaaaaagtgaggcccaaggccgagctccatgtaacaccgacgACATGATTTCGACGCCACCCAATGCggggccagaggatgagctgcaggtaagcatacggctaagaatcgaacgccaagtgtaagcttggctgacggccgaacgcctggagcgccgattgcggcgcgcttctgtgcgaggccgagctgcaagagagcagagcgagggcgcaggccgataaagactgaagccatagtgttaaagatctggagcttccctgcgggcgcattcgtgcgacatcaaaggccgagctgcaatggagctaagatcggataaggaccaatactcaagcgttttaaaacaggccgaaagttgagctccaaacagggccaaaaaacttgcaggttcagatagcggtataattccatgcgagcgatgcaaggccaaagattgagctgcgagagagcaaagcttgaaatttgaacagtggccaagtttaaacgAGACctgattccgacgcccttccgtgcgaagccaacaacggccggacatttagacgtggaaacgcttaatatctcaaaattaaccccattttataccttttaaagacgtttaaccgtgcttgcaatggttaacttcgcggtaaatgacggatggttagctggcaaaattagttatgcattggatcggtaatccaaagatgtgggttagagtctcacgttagccagagttgacacagttaattttttcattgtgattgacatatgtctagtgtatatacaatatataaattgtaatgtggaacgttccacaataaaaatggaaggaaatcacaatcagtatgtttattacaagcgtattgatgttaaaattgatattaataatttcgtttccccaagactagtagcgcggttactaaaCACTCTCtaaacagataagtttgcatttgctttcgatatttttgaatagtTTATTAATGCATTTATTGCAGTAAAAGACaggttaaaatacaattaaaaagacatacatacggtcatacttacaaactaactactaactaaacattgctgccgctcctagatgcttccggtgcaaaagtgcccataacACTCGCggcatttttgaattatatgggcctaaaataccttctgaatacctataaactattcgaagtggcgccgttaatgatctaaactcgattgaaaatatattatctgattctgaaagtagtagtaactaccaaggtcacgccgatgccacgccggtagagcagcgtcggcggcggcggcgcgaaaattttgtcggcggcggcggcgcgccggcgcggcgctcatatctaacctacatacatacaataactgGAACAGAACAGGAGTTGTAAATGTCGAGAGAAAGGATGCGGAAAGTGTTTCTAACAGTTGATACGAAATAGTCTAATCCCTGCTACTTTGAAAAATTGGAAACAAACATAACATATCGCCTtaattatctaaataaaaaaaataccatagattacctacatatttgtagAATAGATTGCAGAGTAGAGACTAGTCTCGGGTTGCGAAATGTATATAAGTCGAGCAGctacttaataggtacctacaggtacATTACTTGCAAATCTGCCAGAGATCCGTTTCCGAAGCGAACCTTAAATGTCAACAAAGTATTGTACGATGCGCTGCACAGAAAAGCCCCCTGCATTACATACACAGTTCTatgtaggggggggggggattcttagctaaattcattcattcattgagGAACCACCACAAAGAAAATAATACCACCATATCCAGCCGGGAACCGAACCCGGTAAAGGTCCGaaaataaagttcaacttcaacttcaacttcaacatttattcagcaaataggccacaagggcacttttacacgtcaacattgaatttacatacaagcaaaataataataattatacatcaacaattattaaatacaactacaactaccaaatcaaactaacgtaatacaattacttagagatgtataaggtctcttaatgtcgaattacataaaaaaactataataataatattaaaataaaaacaaaacagatacatggcaaaaaaatctaaacttatttagaggtgtaaatgtctctaagtgtcagaactaaaaaataacatagtttatcaaattatccttagagatgtatagggtctccaagagtcacaatcctgtatgattaacacattacgagaaaaaaaaaaacatacgagaaccgaatgaggcgtctcactgcaattaaattaaaaaataaagttactaaatatattcgtgttagcttaaacagacccgtctccacaaacaaaGCTAGGAATAGTTTTACGCAAACCTTTAATAACATTATGAGGAACAggcctgctagcatgagttgcgttctcgcgcgcgactccatacatctaacgcgacttcaagtatgtacatactcgcgcgcgagaacgcaacttatgctaggcCGCCAGATGCTAATTATAGAAcccagtacctacctatctacaacCAATTTCCAATTTTCAGTCATTTTATTCTCATAAACGGTACACCcaagcagggccggattaaccctaaggcagagtaggcaactgcctaatgggccccgcctcggctagggggccccggcggccccgcgcgcgccaaaaaaaaatgtgtttcatatggccaaaattcggtttatgcgtcgttggactaaaagtaaatatggcgatgtataaaaatgtctacttgcataagttcgtgcgtatataatttcgacgaagtataaaaatgtgcatctgtatattcgaccaaatacaaatatgttgcggcactagactaaaagtaaatatgacgatgtataaaaatgtccacTTACATAAGTTCGGGCGTATATAATTTTGACAaagtataaaaatgtgtatctgtatattagaccaaatataaatatgttgcgacactaaaagtaaatatggcaatgtattttaaaattactctttgttatatttattgaatattattcgttttaatttaagAACTAGATGTTACGAGGGGATGAATTTGTtccgtatatgtattattataatcctggacctatgtaaagaaagtagtcattttaatattacttttagtccaacgacgcataaaccCAAAATTCatatatattcatatatttttttatggtacctacttatacctaatgtccaatatcagtttctcagacacacaatcatcaaatgattatgtaaattatgttattttatagcttttaaagtctgtaaatcgagctcgaatttcaggctcccgagggcctaaaacctcattaatgaaacttcggcccttcgagtaactcttgtatgacacatatattattgttgagtaacatttgacgattggttcgtatcagagcgctgctttcttacagctcgaccttcggcgtcgctttttaacaaatataaacattgatttcagaagcttagccttttgcctcgcatgaaagctcacctcgctggttataagtacgcttcgggcttgttaagtatgtggagattgctgagctcgaccttcagcctcacttttacctcaatttttggttcgtctaccaaatctcttcttcagcttagcctttggcctcgctgcgccaagctcggcctgcggtctcgctttttaatacaatggacattggttggcgtctgtgatctagctgagcttatcctgaagcacggctttgacctcgcatgaaagctcgcctcactgggtaacttcggatttttaggtttttttacacgctttcacaattttttcacaaaaattttcgcgctcgctgcgctcgcaatttttattacttttccgatttaccctgtacttacttacatgctagtttgactggttaatgaataatcatttaaacacatgtaaaatatttattattaggttaattttaatcatgtggctcgtatggtcggacaatcgctgttcagccttgcaaaatatttaactacttattgaggattaaagagctctccccacactggacgcaaggaggaatcggcaaaaactaatataaaaaacctttatgtccacgcaagagtgaaaaagacatcgttcggcatgttcggatcggctcaaccgacacctgaaggttaaaaaattaaaaccgcaaacttacttccctgtactgaatAACTGAACTTacgtatgcagaattaactgtaagggggccccgagcattgcactgcctaggggccccgacatgcttaatccggccctgcaccCAAGAGATTAAAGAAGTCtgtctttttttaataaccCAAGGTAACCTGTAAGCTGTAAGTAAGTTCTAATAAggt
This window encodes:
- the LOC134650668 gene encoding LOW QUALITY PROTEIN: transcription factor Adf-1-like (The sequence of the model RefSeq protein was modified relative to this genomic sequence to represent the inferred CDS: deleted 2 bases in 1 codon), giving the protein MNELDLIKEVEKRPILYDKSVSGFNKTKLRDDAWKEVQEALNVSAEAECKKRWRSLRDSFIKLQRTHGGRTRWPYHQAMRFLLPHLDPAHSSSSKKEEDSDTEEERRPQQSLPDLSFQDKFEYEDEQPAPKKARLNSSEEEPQRTDPDELFLFSCAPILKRLNSKQNAAARLKILQVLYEAEFGCQVEMPYVTTTENGLGIIDGVE